One window of the Methanomassiliicoccales archaeon genome contains the following:
- a CDS encoding aminotransferase class I/II-fold pyridoxal phosphate-dependent enzyme has translation MRDPNSFLKQEYQDLVDQALDWRIAKLQGASTPWCNVDGKRVLMFCSNNYLSLSNHPHMKELAKMAVDSHGVGSGSVRPIAGTMDIHLELEERLAKFKGTPASLVYQTGFAANAGLIPQLVGKGDLIISDELNHGSIIDGVRLSTAERAIYRHCDVADLALKLEEAEMKQPSYRRILIITDGVFSMDGDMAPLDQIARLAKEHGAMLYVDDAHGEGVLGEGGRGIVSHFDLDHNSVQVEMGTFSKAFGVVGGHISGSLDLKNFALNRSRTWLLSGSHPPAVTAACIGAIDVLETEPQHVRNLWERTKYFRKAMQDLGFDTGRSVTPIIPIMVGDSAKAKRLSERLYQESVFALPIVFPMVSKDKARIRTIMNAALREQDLDFAIGKFEKIGKDLHII, from the coding sequence TCGTTCCTCAAACAGGAGTATCAGGACCTGGTCGACCAAGCCTTGGACTGGAGGATCGCCAAGTTGCAAGGGGCCAGCACACCCTGGTGCAATGTGGATGGGAAGAGGGTGCTCATGTTCTGCTCCAATAACTACCTCAGCCTGAGCAACCACCCACACATGAAGGAACTGGCCAAAATGGCCGTGGACTCCCATGGGGTTGGCTCCGGTTCCGTGCGCCCGATAGCGGGCACCATGGACATACACCTGGAGCTGGAGGAGAGATTGGCCAAGTTCAAGGGGACACCGGCCTCGCTCGTGTACCAGACCGGCTTCGCCGCCAATGCCGGACTTATACCACAATTGGTTGGAAAGGGCGACCTTATCATCTCCGATGAACTGAACCATGGCAGCATCATCGACGGTGTACGCCTATCGACCGCCGAGAGAGCCATATACAGACATTGCGACGTCGCCGATCTAGCATTGAAACTTGAGGAAGCGGAGATGAAGCAACCTAGCTACCGCCGTATTCTCATCATCACCGATGGCGTGTTCTCCATGGACGGGGACATGGCCCCACTGGACCAGATAGCCAGACTCGCCAAGGAGCATGGTGCCATGCTCTATGTGGACGATGCCCATGGCGAAGGTGTTCTGGGGGAAGGAGGACGCGGGATCGTCTCCCATTTTGACCTGGACCACAATAGCGTACAGGTGGAGATGGGAACGTTCTCGAAAGCGTTCGGCGTCGTTGGCGGTCACATCTCTGGTTCGCTCGACCTCAAGAACTTCGCCCTGAACAGATCTCGTACCTGGCTTTTGAGCGGCTCGCATCCCCCGGCGGTGACCGCCGCCTGCATCGGGGCGATAGACGTCCTGGAGACCGAGCCGCAGCATGTGCGCAACCTCTGGGAGCGCACCAAGTATTTCCGGAAGGCCATGCAGGACCTGGGCTTCGACACCGGGAGGTCCGTTACGCCGATCATCCCGATCATGGTGGGCGACAGCGCCAAGGCAAAAAGGCTGAGCGAACGGCTTTACCAGGAAAGCGTCTTCGCCTTGCCTATCGTATTTCCCATGGTGTCGAAGGATAAGGCGCGCATCCGCACCATCATGAACGCTGCGCTTAGAGAGCAGGACCTTGACTTCGCCATCGGCAAGTTCGAGAAGATCGGGAAGGACCTGCACATCATTTGA